The proteins below are encoded in one region of Clostridium estertheticum:
- a CDS encoding AraC family transcriptional regulator, whose translation MNIKDLDKKLKQLNDIEKKTYDLYNTKISTELDIKLKEHFSSKVKNNLWIINNEKLMNESEVIAIHKHDRFIKFDKHKHDYLEMMFVYSGKINQVIEGEKLVIEKGEILLLDMNVEHSIEAAGFDDIAINVLIKKEFFDWIFMSQIADNDLISNFIVEAIYGKNKFKQYIHFKTSENDKVCNFMIQILMEYYDKKNGMETAIRAYMMLLFNEMLRDYKKYLSSEMVSKIDSTISTEILNYINSNYKVITLKSMADHFSYNPDYIGKLVKKIIGKTLTELVKEKKIKEAEYLLHNTKMPVIEVITEVGYSNVSYFYRQFKDQVGVTPDEYRKK comes from the coding sequence ATGAATATTAAAGATCTTGATAAAAAATTAAAGCAATTAAATGATATAGAAAAAAAAACATATGATTTATATAATACTAAAATAAGTACAGAACTTGATATTAAACTTAAAGAACATTTTTCTAGTAAAGTTAAAAATAATTTATGGATAATAAACAATGAAAAACTTATGAATGAATCAGAAGTTATAGCAATCCATAAACATGATAGGTTTATAAAATTCGATAAACATAAACATGATTATTTAGAAATGATGTTTGTATATTCTGGTAAAATAAATCAGGTGATTGAAGGAGAAAAATTAGTAATAGAAAAAGGAGAAATTTTATTACTAGACATGAATGTTGAACATAGTATTGAGGCTGCGGGTTTTGATGACATTGCCATTAATGTATTAATAAAAAAAGAATTTTTTGATTGGATTTTTATGAGTCAAATTGCTGATAATGATTTAATCTCAAATTTTATTGTTGAAGCGATATATGGTAAAAATAAGTTCAAGCAATACATTCATTTTAAAACATCCGAAAACGATAAGGTTTGTAATTTTATGATTCAGATACTTATGGAATACTATGATAAAAAAAATGGAATGGAAACTGCTATCCGTGCCTATATGATGTTGTTATTTAATGAAATGTTAAGGGATTATAAAAAATATTTATCTAGTGAAATGGTTTCTAAAATTGATTCTACAATATCTACAGAAATTTTAAACTATATTAACAGTAATTATAAGGTTATAACATTAAAAAGTATGGCAGACCATTTTAGCTATAATCCTGATTATATAGGTAAACTAGTAAAGAAAATTATAGGAAAAACTTTAACAGAACTTGTAAAAGAAAAGAAAATTAAAGAAGCAGAATATCTATTGCATAACACAAAGATGCCAGTAATTGAAGTAATTACTGAAGTTGGGTATTCAAACGTGAGTTACTTTTATAGGCAATTTAAGGATCAAGTAGGCGTTACCCCTGATGAATATCGAAAAAAGTAG
- a CDS encoding methyl-accepting chemotaxis protein, translating into MKKMFNNLKISTKLLSLVIFLSIVIGSVGFLGLYNMNKINSNATLLHDYNLVSIEQVNTLRQNYSDIRTALIKMVYKERKDKGENEEIVTEIEGLTKKNENLFATIKSTNEKMRVGKSQADQEKDKVLLDKIESSSKGYLASGKKAVDFGVAKDFKSAAGQLSGASKDRAALFEGIDGLNASSVKEADSFYSDNNITFNGSKMIIIIITVLGFLFSIILGLFIALAISRQLKKVVNFAGDMGNGDLNKDIDIDSKDEIGDLARALNKAKDNMKLLISEIINSSSDISAASEELSATSEEVSSKMDIVNESTDHITAGIQNLSATTQEVSASTKEIENTTMNLINKANESFKSAVEIKKRAAEIKVKATQNIEQGNEIYEKNRMNILKAINDGKVVKDITVMADSIGAIAEQTNLLALNAAIEAARAGEMGKGFAVVADEVRNLAEQSSVAVENIQSMVNKIEVAFNNLSRSGQEVLEYLETGVKPSYQLLMTTGVQYEQDADFVNNMASEIASTSKQMKEVIDKVTYAIDNLSATTDKSAASTEDISNSINEITIAIGEVASSAQSQAETSQKLIDLTNKFNV; encoded by the coding sequence ATGAAAAAAATGTTTAATAATTTAAAAATATCAACAAAATTGCTATCACTAGTTATCTTTCTGTCTATTGTTATAGGAAGTGTAGGTTTTTTAGGACTATATAATATGAATAAAATTAATTCAAATGCAACATTACTACATGACTATAATTTAGTTAGCATAGAACAAGTAAATACCTTAAGGCAAAATTATTCAGATATCAGAACAGCGTTAATTAAGATGGTTTATAAGGAAAGAAAAGATAAAGGTGAGAATGAAGAGATTGTTACAGAGATAGAGGGTTTAACTAAAAAAAATGAAAATTTATTTGCAACAATAAAAAGTACTAATGAGAAGATGAGGGTAGGTAAGAGTCAAGCAGATCAAGAAAAAGATAAAGTTCTGCTTGATAAAATTGAAAGTTCATCAAAGGGATATTTAGCTTCAGGGAAAAAGGCAGTCGATTTTGGAGTAGCAAAAGATTTTAAATCAGCTGCAGGTCAACTCTCAGGGGCATCAAAGGATAGAGCTGCTTTATTCGAGGGTATTGACGGGCTGAATGCTAGTAGTGTTAAAGAAGCCGATTCATTTTACTCAGATAACAATATAACATTCAATGGGTCTAAAATGATAATAATAATAATTACTGTATTGGGATTTCTTTTTTCAATCATATTAGGACTTTTTATAGCTTTAGCTATTTCAAGACAACTAAAAAAAGTTGTTAACTTTGCTGGAGACATGGGGAATGGAGATTTAAATAAGGACATAGATATTGATTCAAAAGATGAAATAGGGGATCTTGCTAGAGCGCTAAATAAAGCAAAAGACAATATGAAATTGCTTATATCAGAAATAATTAATAGTTCTAGTGATATAAGTGCTGCTAGTGAGGAGTTATCAGCAACATCTGAAGAGGTTTCTTCAAAAATGGATATTGTTAACGAATCTACTGATCATATAACCGCTGGGATTCAAAATTTAAGTGCTACAACGCAGGAAGTTAGTGCATCAACAAAGGAAATTGAAAATACAACAATGAATTTAATTAATAAGGCTAATGAAAGTTTTAAATCTGCTGTAGAAATTAAGAAAAGAGCAGCTGAAATAAAAGTAAAAGCTACACAAAATATAGAGCAAGGTAATGAAATATATGAGAAAAATCGTATGAATATACTAAAGGCAATAAATGATGGAAAAGTAGTTAAGGATATTACTGTTATGGCAGATTCAATTGGAGCTATAGCTGAGCAAACAAATTTACTTGCATTAAATGCTGCTATTGAAGCTGCTAGAGCAGGTGAAATGGGTAAGGGATTTGCAGTAGTTGCAGATGAAGTAAGAAACCTTGCTGAGCAATCATCTGTTGCAGTAGAAAATATTCAAAGCATGGTAAATAAGATTGAAGTGGCATTCAATAATTTATCTAGAAGTGGTCAAGAGGTTTTAGAGTATCTTGAAACAGGTGTAAAACCAAGTTATCAATTACTTATGACTACAGGTGTTCAATACGAGCAAGATGCAGATTTTGTTAATAATATGGCAAGTGAAATAGCTAGTACATCAAAACAAATGAAAGAAGTTATAGATAAGGTAACTTATGCAATAGATAATCTATCAGCAACTACTGATAAATCAGCTGCTAGTACAGAAGATATATCCAATAGTATAAATGAGATAACAATTGCAATAGGAGAAGTAGCAAGTTCAGCTCAAAGTCAAGCTGAAACTTCTCAGAAACTAATAGATCTAACTAATAAGTTTAATGTTTAA
- the rhaM gene encoding L-rhamnose mutarotase translates to MVRKCIVMKVFSGFHAEYKRRHDEIWPEMVEMLHEYGAKNYSIFLDAETNSLIAYLEIEDEVLWSKSDATEICQKWWAYMKDVMETNEDNSPVSMELKELFHLN, encoded by the coding sequence ATGGTTCGTAAATGTATTGTAATGAAAGTATTTAGTGGGTTTCATGCTGAGTATAAAAGACGTCATGATGAAATTTGGCCTGAAATGGTTGAGATGTTACATGAGTATGGTGCAAAAAACTATTCTATTTTCTTGGATGCAGAAACAAATAGTCTAATTGCGTATTTAGAAATTGAAGATGAAGTTTTATGGAGTAAAAGTGATGCAACCGAAATTTGTCAAAAATGGTGGGCTTATATGAAAGATGTTATGGAAACAAATGAGGATAACAGCCCAGTTTCAATGGAGTTAAAAGAATTATTCCATTTAAATTAA
- a CDS encoding MFS transporter — translation MSSNEKQIISKEENKLAWKTTISASMANYIDAGSIVAGAAGLSLWTSYLHMSDAKLGLLSALSSNAVSAAIGALIGGYICDKYGRKLVYNFSMIFYMFGMLFIIFSQNFGMMLTGYIIVGLSVGADIPASWTTIAEGAPAKERAKHCGTAQLAWAAGPVIVMILSVSLGHLGLLGSRIVFGHLFVVALVTWLIRRTLPESQSWLDQKKKEKQLIAKGQLKKVTIKDLLRPVNFKSIIFLLGVYLFWNLAAGTMGFFMPLIYQTVGKVSAETANLLQAGLFACTAIGTYFVFMRLGDKVSRRGIYAVSAIMAIGAWSIFLLPASSMKPSMLLIFVVGYGLSCGFGQQPFYQLWASELFPTKYRASAQGVMFFVVRIALGIWSFVIPTIMSKFGFQLAAACMIGFLVISAIVGIAFAPNTSGRTLDDIEKERYGSIS, via the coding sequence ATGAGTAGTAATGAAAAACAAATTATTAGTAAAGAAGAAAATAAACTGGCTTGGAAAACCACTATTTCAGCATCAATGGCAAATTACATTGATGCAGGTTCTATTGTTGCTGGTGCTGCAGGTTTATCACTTTGGACTTCATATCTTCATATGAGTGATGCGAAACTTGGATTATTAAGTGCTTTAAGTTCGAATGCTGTTTCAGCAGCTATTGGTGCGTTAATTGGCGGTTATATTTGTGATAAATATGGTCGTAAATTGGTTTATAATTTTTCTATGATATTTTATATGTTTGGTATGTTATTTATTATTTTTTCACAGAATTTTGGAATGATGTTAACTGGATATATTATTGTAGGATTATCAGTTGGTGCTGACATTCCAGCTTCTTGGACCACTATTGCTGAGGGTGCACCTGCTAAAGAGCGTGCAAAGCATTGTGGTACAGCGCAGCTTGCATGGGCAGCAGGTCCAGTTATTGTTATGATTCTATCAGTTTCACTAGGGCATTTAGGGCTTCTTGGTAGTCGTATAGTTTTTGGACATTTATTTGTAGTGGCACTTGTAACTTGGTTAATAAGGAGAACTTTGCCTGAGTCACAATCTTGGTTAGATCAAAAGAAAAAAGAGAAACAACTTATAGCAAAAGGACAACTAAAAAAGGTAACTATTAAAGATTTATTAAGACCAGTAAATTTTAAGTCAATAATATTTCTACTTGGTGTATATTTATTTTGGAATTTGGCAGCAGGTACAATGGGATTTTTCATGCCATTAATTTATCAAACAGTTGGTAAGGTTTCAGCAGAAACTGCTAACTTACTTCAAGCAGGTTTATTTGCATGTACAGCTATTGGTACTTACTTTGTATTTATGAGACTTGGAGATAAAGTAAGTCGTAGAGGTATTTATGCGGTATCAGCCATAATGGCAATTGGTGCCTGGTCAATATTTTTATTACCAGCGTCAAGTATGAAACCTAGCATGTTATTAATATTTGTTGTTGGATATGGACTTTCATGTGGATTTGGTCAACAACCATTTTATCAATTATGGGCTAGTGAGCTTTTCCCAACAAAATATAGAGCATCTGCTCAAGGTGTAATGTTCTTTGTTGTTCGTATAGCACTTGGTATATGGAGTTTTGTTATCCCAACCATTATGAGCAAGTTTGGTTTCCAATTAGCAGCAGCATGCATGATAGGATTCCTTGTAATTAGTGCTATAGTTGGTATTGCATTTGCTCCAAATACTTCAGGAAGAACGCTTGATGATATAGAAAAGGAACGTTATGGAAGCATAAGTTAA